The genomic stretch GGTGTCACAGGGAGAGCGGGCATCCCGACGTTACCGGCCGAGCACACGGTGGACGGCGAGGATGAGCAGTCCCGCCACGAACGGCGGCAGCAGTCCGGCCAGCGGCGGCAGCCCGTAGAGCACCGAGACGACCGGAGCGAAGAATCCAGTCGGCGGCGTCTGGAACTCCGCGGGGACCGAGATGACGAGCCCGACGAACAGCGAGGCCAAGAAGAGGTAGCCAGCGACCGCGAGCAACTGGTCGTAGCGCGCGCCCGCGCCAGCCGCCAGCTCCCGGCGGTGGCGGCGGGCGACGAGCAGGACGGGGGCGAGGACCGGCGTCACCACGAAGAGACCGACGACGATGTAGAACGCCCGCGAGAGCGTCAGCGACCCGCCCTGGATGCTCGCCGTCTGCCCGATGAGGACGACCAGTGCCAGAAGCACGAACAGGGAGAGGGCGGCGGCGGCGACGCCGCCGACGAGGACGTACGATTTGAACAGCCGGGAGTCGGTACTGCCGAACGCGTAGGGGAACGCCCCGAACAGCCCACGGTAGCCGTCTGCCATTACTCGGGGTTGGGCCTTCGAGCGATTAAACTGCCCGATTGCGGGCGGGAGAGAGTGGTGGGTCGCCGACGACAGGGACAACGACTTTACTGCCGCCACACGCGCGTTCACCCATGTACGTCGACCTCGGTAACGTCCTCGACGCGACGCCCGGCATCTCCCGCGAGGGACTCGAACGGCTGGACGGCCGCGTCGCCGACGCCCACGACCGCATCGAACGGGGCCGCGCGGACGCGGAACACGGCTACGCCGCGCTCAATCTGCCAGAAACGACCGACGCCGACGAGATTCGGACCGCCGTCTCGCGGTTCGACGACCCCGAAGCCGTCCTGACAGTCGGCATCGGCGGCAGCGCGCTCGGTGCGGCCACCATCTCCGAAGCACTCGACTCCGACGTCGACGCCTACTACCTCGACAACGTCGACCCCGAGTGGGTCGCGGGGATGGTCGCCGACCTCCCGCTGGAAGACACCGTCGTCAACGTCGTCTCGCGTTCGGGCACGACGGCCGAGACGCTCGCGAACTTCCTCGTCGTCCGCGACGCGATGGAACGAGCAGGCGTCGACTGGACCGACCGCACGCTCGTCACGACCGGCGAGTCGGGGAATCTGCGAGACCTCGCGAACAAACACGACCTGCCCGCGCTGCCGGTTCCTGATGGGGTTCCCGGCCGTTTCTCCGCGCTCTCGACGGTCGGGCTGGCCGTCGCCGCGATTCAGGGCCACGACCTCGACGCCCTCCTGGCAGGCGCGGCCGACGAGGCCGACCGCCTCTCTGGCTCCTTGTTCGATTCGCCCGCCTACGCCTACGGCGCGACGACCTACGCGCTCGACCGCCGCGGCGCGTCCATCAACGCAATGATGCCCTACGCCGAGTCGCTGGAATACTTCGCCGAGTGGTTCGCGCAACTCTGGGCGGAGAGCCTTGGGAAGGACGGCGTCGGCCAGACGCCCGCCCGCGCGCTCGGCGCGACCGACCAGCACTCCCAGCTCCAGCTCTACCGTGCCGGCCCGCGCGACAAACTCGTGACGCTCGTGCGACCCCGCGAGAAACGGGACACGCCGATTCCGGAGACGGACCTCGACGGGCTGGCGTATCTCGGCGGCTCGTCGCTCGGCGACCTCTTGGATGCAGAGTTCGAGGCGACGGAGGCGTCGCTCGCGGCGGCGGACTGCCCGAACATCCGCGTCGAGATCGACCGCGTCGACGAGCGCGGTCTCGGCGAACTGCTCTACGGCATGGAGGCCGCCTGCGTGCTCTACGGCGAACTCGACACCGTCTCGACCTTTACGCAGCCCGCCGTCGAATGGGGGAAGAAAGCGGCTCGCGGCCTGCTCGGCGGTGGCGACTTCGAGGAAGCCGACGCCGTCAGCGACAAGACGCGGCTGGAAATCGAGTAACGAACGCCCAGCGACGCCCGCTCAGGCCGACGGAGCGGGCGTGATGTTCTGATTCGCCCGGAACAGGTTGTCCGGGTCGTACCGTGCTTTCACCTGCTGGAGCCGGTCGTAGTTGTCGCCGTAGACCGCCCGGACCAACTCCTCGCCCTCCTCGCCGAAGCCAGGGAAGTTGACGTAGAGCCCACCGGGCGAGAACTCCTGCATCGTCTCGTACAGCTCCCTGGCCCACGCGATGTTCGCGTCGTCTCCCTCTGCGTCGTCCCAGTTGGCCTCGATGCCGAGCATATAGGGCGCGTCGCGCTCGCCGAAGGCCGTCTCGCCCTCGTCGACGTCGGCGATGGCTCCGCCGAGTTGCCAGACGTCGACCGTCGAGAGCGGCGAGGGTGCGGTCTCGCTCGCGGCGACGATGGCGTCGATGGCCGCGTCCGAGAGGCCGGTGAGGTAGGTCGATTTCCAGTAGTACCGACGGCCGTCAGGGTAGTCTTCGTCGAGGACGCGCTGGAACTCGGTGTAGGGCATGATGCCGCTGAAGTCGAGCACGGGCGTATCGAACTCCCGGAGCGGGGCGAGCACGTTCAGTCCCGTCTCGAGGTCCTCGCCAGCGTAGCAGGCGAAGAAGCCGACGACCGGCTCGCCGCGTGCCGTTTCCGGGAACTCCGGTTCGTCGGGAACCGTCGCGGTGAACGCGAGCGGGCTGACCTCCTCGGGTGCGTCTGCGGCGTACTCCCGCAGGAACTGGAAGGCTTCCGTCGCGCGGGCGGCCGGATGAAACACCAGACAGCCGGCGACATCCGGTCCCAGTGGATACGCCTCGAACTCGAAGCTGGTGACCACGCCGAAGTTGCCGCCACCGCCCCGGAGTGCCCAGAAGAGGTCTTCGTGCTCGTCGGCACTCGCGGTCAGGGCGTCGCCGTTGGCGGTAACGAGGTCCACCGAGCGGAGGGCGTCACACGAGAGTCCGTACGTGCGTCGGAGGTGGCCGAAGCCACCGCCGAGCGTGAGACCCGCGACGCCGGTATCTGAGACGACGCCACCGGGGACCGCGAGACCGAACTGCTGTGCTTCGCGGTCGACGTCGGCCCACGTCGCGCCGCCAGCGACGCGGACCCGACGGCGGTTGGGGTCGACGTGGACGCCGCGCAGCTCCGAGAGGTCGACGACGATACCGTCGTCGCAGACCGCGGTGCCCGCGACGTTGTGGCCGCCGCCGCGCACCGACAGCGGGAGGTGCTCCTCGCGGGCGAAGTCGACACACGCGACGACGT from Halogranum gelatinilyticum encodes the following:
- a CDS encoding FAD-binding oxidoreductase translates to MAIDESGERTGQYEPPVAALAERVAGAVITPEQPEYDEARTVWNGLVDRRPAAIVRCTGTADVVACVDFAREEHLPLSVRGGGHNVAGTAVCDDGIVVDLSELRGVHVDPNRRRVRVAGGATWADVDREAQQFGLAVPGGVVSDTGVAGLTLGGGFGHLRRTYGLSCDALRSVDLVTANGDALTASADEHEDLFWALRGGGGNFGVVTSFEFEAYPLGPDVAGCLVFHPAARATEAFQFLREYAADAPEEVSPLAFTATVPDEPEFPETARGEPVVGFFACYAGEDLETGLNVLAPLREFDTPVLDFSGIMPYTEFQRVLDEDYPDGRRYYWKSTYLTGLSDAAIDAIVAASETAPSPLSTVDVWQLGGAIADVDEGETAFGERDAPYMLGIEANWDDAEGDDANIAWARELYETMQEFSPGGLYVNFPGFGEEGEELVRAVYGDNYDRLQQVKARYDPDNLFRANQNITPAPSA
- a CDS encoding glucose-6-phosphate isomerase — encoded protein: MYVDLGNVLDATPGISREGLERLDGRVADAHDRIERGRADAEHGYAALNLPETTDADEIRTAVSRFDDPEAVLTVGIGGSALGAATISEALDSDVDAYYLDNVDPEWVAGMVADLPLEDTVVNVVSRSGTTAETLANFLVVRDAMERAGVDWTDRTLVTTGESGNLRDLANKHDLPALPVPDGVPGRFSALSTVGLAVAAIQGHDLDALLAGAADEADRLSGSLFDSPAYAYGATTYALDRRGASINAMMPYAESLEYFAEWFAQLWAESLGKDGVGQTPARALGATDQHSQLQLYRAGPRDKLVTLVRPREKRDTPIPETDLDGLAYLGGSSLGDLLDAEFEATEASLAAADCPNIRVEIDRVDERGLGELLYGMEAACVLYGELDTVSTFTQPAVEWGKKAARGLLGGGDFEEADAVSDKTRLEIE